Proteins encoded within one genomic window of Setaria italica strain Yugu1 chromosome IV, Setaria_italica_v2.0, whole genome shotgun sequence:
- the LOC101770541 gene encoding urea-proton symporter DUR3, translated as MAGGAGACPPPGLGFGGEYYSVVDGVCSRDGSFFGGKPILSEAVGYAVVLGFGAFFALFTSFLVWLEKRYVGSQHTSEWFNTAGRSVKTGLIASVIVSQWTWAATILQSSNVAWQYGVSGPFWYASGATIQVLLFGVMAIEIKRKAPNAHTVCEIVRARWGGAAHAVFLVFCLTTNVIVTAMLLLGGSAVANALTGINVYAASFLIPLGVVVYTLAGGLKATFLASYIHSVVVHVVLVIFVFLVYTSSNSLGSPKVVHDHLTAVASAARDCSAPLSHSDQACGPVHGNFKGSYLTMLSSGGLVFGIINIVGNFGTVFVDNGYWMSAIAARPSSTHKGYLLGGLVWFAVPFSLATSLGLGALALDLPITAGEAAKGLVPPATATALMGKSGSVLLLTMLFMAVTSAGSAELVAVSSLCTYDIYRTYINPDATGKQILRVSRAVILAFGCLMGVLAVILNLVGVSLGWMYLAMGIIIGSAVIPIALLLLWSKANAIGAILGSISGCVLGVIVWLTVAKVQYGRVDLDSTGRNAPMLAGNLVSILLGGAVHAACSLAWPQNYDWESSRQITTVESVAADGELAEELKEERLVHAKRWIVKWGVALTAVIVVLWPVLSLPAGKYSASYFTLWAAIAIAWGTVGSAVIIFLPLVESWVTICKVCEGMFTNDAVYERLDDMNLRLKAIMGAMPEAEERYQEMQKEKGIGAMEMVHHPASGTHPSTVANDDGDDLSHA; from the exons AtggctggcggcgccggcgcgtgcCCTCCGCCGGGGCTGGGTTTCGGCGGGGAGTACTACTCGGTGGTGGACGGCGTGTGCAGCCGCGACGGCAGCTTCTTCGGCGGGAAGCCGATTCTGTCGGAGGCCGTCGGGTACGCCGTCGTCCTCGGCTTCGGCGCCTTCTTCGCGCTCTTCACCTCCTTCCTG GTTTGGCTAGAGAAGCGGTATGTTGGGTCGCAGCACACCTCGGAATGGTTCAACACGGCTGGCCGGAGTGTCAAGACCGGCCTCATCGCCAGCGTCATCGTCTCCCAG TGGACATGGGCAGCGACGATCCTGCAGAGCTCGAACGTGGCGTGGCAGTACGGCGTGAGCGGCCCGTTCTGGTACGCGAGCGGCGCCACCATCCAGGTGCTACTGTTCGGCGTCATGGCAATCGAGATCAAGCGCAAGGCACCCAACGCGCACACGGTCTGCGAGATCGTGCGCGCCCggtggggcggcgcggcgcacgcCGTGTTCCTGGTGTTCTGCCTCACCACCAACGTCATCGTCACGGCCATGCTGCTGCTGGGCGGCTCTGCAGTGGCCAACGCGCTCACGGGCATCAACGTCTACGCCGCCAGCTTCCTCATCCCGCTCGGCGTCGTCGTGTACACGCTCGCGGGCGGGCTCAAGGCTACCTTCCTCGCCAGCTACATCCACTCCGTCGTCGTCCACGTCGTCCTcgtcatcttcgtcttcctcgtGTACACCTCCAGCAACAGCCTTGGCAGCCCGAAGGTGGTGCACGATCACCTCACGGCCGTGGCCAGCGCGGCGCGGGACTGCTCCGCACCGCTCTCGCACTCTGACCAGGCATGCGGCCCTGTCCATGGAAACTTCAAAGGATCCTACCTCACCATGCTCAGCTCCGGGGGTCTCGTCTTCGGCATCATCAACATCGTTGGTAATTTCGGCACGGTCTTCGTCGACAAT GGTTACTGGATGAGCGCAATCGCGGCCCGGCCATCGTCGACGCACAAGGGATACCTGCTGGGCGGGCTGGTGTGGTTCGCGGTGCCCTTCTCGCTGGCCACCTCGCTTGGCCTCGGCGCGCTCGCCCTCGACCTCCCCATCACGGCAGGCGAGGCGGCCAAGGGTCTCGTCCcacccgccaccgccactgcgCTCATGGGCAAGTCCGGctccgtcctcctcctcaccatGCTCTTCATGGCCGTCACCTCGGCGGGCTCGGCTGAGCTGGTGGCTGTCTCCTCCCTCTGCACCTACGACATCTACAGGACGTACATCAACCCGGACGCGACCGGCAAGCAGATTCTCCGTGTTTCCAGGGCagtcatccttgcattcggcTGCCTCATGGGCGTCCTTGCCGTCATCCTCAACCTCGTCGGCGTCTCCCTGGGATGGATGTACCTGGCCATGGGCATCATCATAGGCTCCGCCGTCATCCCCatcgcgctgctgctgctctggaGCAAGGCCAACGCCATCGGGGCCATCCTTGGCAGCATCAGCGGCTGCGTCCTCGGCGTCATCGTCTGGCTCACGGTCGCCAAAGTCCAGTACGGGCGCGTGGACCTGGACAGCACCGGGCGGAACGCGCCCATGCTGGCGGGCAACCTGGTGTCCATCCTGTTGGGCGGGGCGGTGCACGCGGCGTGCAGCCTGGCGTGGCCGCAGAACTACGACTGGGAGAGCAGCAGGCAGATCACCACGGTGGAGagcgtcgccgccgacggcgagttGGCGGAGGAGCTCAAGGAGGAGCGGCTGGTGCACGCGAAGCGGTGGATCGTCAAGTGGGGCGTGGCGCTCACGGCCGTGATCGTGGTTCTGTGGCCCGTGCTGTCACTGCCGGCGGGGAAGTACAGCGCGAGCTACTTCACGCTGTGGGCGGCGATCGCGATCGCGTGGGGCACGGTCGGGTCGGCGGTGATCATCTTCCTGCCGCTGGTGGAGAGCTGGGTCACCATCTGCAAGGTGTGCGAGGGCATGTTCACCAACGACGCCGTCTACGAGCGCCTCGACGACATGAACCTGCGCCTCAAGGCTATCATGGGGGCCATGCCCGAGGCGGAGGAGCGTTACCAGGAGATGCAGAAGGAGAAGGGCATTGGCGCCATGGAGATGGTGCATCATCCGGCATCCGGCACCCACCCGTCCACGGTAGCCAATGATGACGGAGACGATCTTTCGCATGCTTAA
- the LOC101769608 gene encoding glutathione S-transferase DHAR3, chloroplastic has product MAILLRGTSAAAAATAGPSSTLLATTFRRARGCGRLLPAAPRLRRAFAARASAQPLEVCAKESITVPGRLGDCPFTQRVLLTIEEKHLPYDLKLVDLANKPDWLFEMNPEGKVPIVKLEDKWIADSDVITQALEEKYPEPPLATPLDKASVGSKIFSTFIGFLKSKDPSDGTEQALLDELTSFDSYLKDNGPFINGGTISAADLSLGPKLYHMEIALGHYKNWSVPDSLSHVKQYMKSIFSMDSFVKTRALPEDVIAGWRPKVMG; this is encoded by the exons ATGGCCATCCTCCTCCGCGgcacgtccgccgccgccgccgcgaccgcgGGCCCCTCCTCAACGCTCCTCGCCACCACCttccgccgcgcccgcggctgcggGCGCCTCCTGCCTGCCGCACCGCGGCTCCGCCGCGCGTTCGCGGCCCGCGCCTCGGCACAGCCGCTCGAAGTCTGCGCGAAGGAGTCCATCACCGTCCCTGGCCGCCTAGGCGACT GTCCTTTCACACAAAGGGTTTTGTTGACAATTGAGGAGAAGCATCTGCCATATGATCTAAAGCTAGTTGATCTAGCTAATAAACCGGATTG GTTGTTTGAAATGAACCCAGAAGGTAAGGTGCCTATTGTGAAGCTCGAGGACAAATGGATTGCTGATTCTGATGTTATAACACAAGCATTAGAGGAGAAGTACCCTGAACCACCCTTGGCAACTCCACTGGACAAAGCTTCAGT AGGGTCAAAAATATTTTCCACCTTCATCGGTTTCCTCAAAAGCAAAGATCCGAGTGATGGAACAGAACAGGCACTACTTGATGAGCTGACTTCCTTTGATAGTTATCTAAAGGATAAT GGTCCTTTTATTAATGGTGGAACAATTTCTGCAGCTGATCTCTCTCTGGGCCCTAAACTGTATCACATGGAAATAGCTCTGGGTCACTACAAGAATTGGTCTGTTCCAGATTCACTTTCACATGTAAAACAATACATGAAG TCAATTTTCTCAATGGATTCTTTTGTAAAAACTCGAGCTTTGCCAGAGGATGTGATTGCTGGATGGCGCCCTAAAGTCATGGGTTAA